ATAGACACTAGTTCACCTTTGGGCAACATCAGATGCACCAAGAGATGTCAGGGAGTGAGTATCACCATTGAGGGTCACCCTTTTCTAGTCAATCTTACCTTACTTCCCTCTGATGGAATGAATGTCATACTGGGGATGGATTGGTTGACTCAACATAGGGGAGTAATATCTTGCTCACCAAGATATGTGGAGATAACACATTCGAGTGGGCACATGATCTGATGTGAACCCAACCTTAAGAAGATGGTTTCCATGTTGTGTGCCTTGGAAGCCAAGTCAGTTGAGGAGGTACCCATAGTATGCGAGTACCCTAATGTGTTTCCTAAAGaactaccaggtatgccacctgatcgtGATGTGGAGTTTGTGATTGACCTTCTGCCTGATATGGGACCTACTGCTAAGAGGCCCTACCACATGTCggttgatgagctagaggagcttAAGAAGCAGCTCAGGGAGTTGTCTAACAAGGGGTACATTAGGCCTAGTGCTTCACCATGGGGTTCCCTTGTcatgtttgtgaagaagaaggatggttccatgaggatgtgcattgactaGCAGAACTTGAATGCCATGACTGTCAataacaagtacccattgccaagaatagatgatCTGCTAGACCAACTGAGGAATGCCAagttcttttccaagattgatctccgatctaggTACCATCAGATGAAGATCAGGACTGAGGACATTCCTAAGACAGCCTTTGTCACTAGGTATGGGTAGTATAAGTTCATCgttgtgtcctttggactcactaaTGCCCCGGCCTACTTCATGaatatgatgaacaaggtgttcatggaagagctagacaagtttgtagtggtgtttatcgatgacattctTGTTTACTCGGCCACCACAGAAGAACATGAGTAGCATTTGAGAGTAGTGTTGGAGAAGCTGAGGTAGAattagctatatgccaagttcagcaagtgtgagttctggcTCAAAGAAGTCACCTTTCTAGGTCACATTCTCACTACTGAGGGAGTAGCTGTCGATCCTGTCAAGATTGAGGCTATGAAAGAGTGGAAGCAACCCTGCAATGTGACTGATATCTAGAGTTTTCTTGGGTTGGTAGGATACTATCACcgcttcattgagaacttctccaagatagccaagCTGATGACCAACCTGCTGAAGAAGACCGATGAGTTTGAGTGGATGTCAGAGTGTGAGCAAAGCTTCTAGACCTTGAAGCAGAAGCTTGCCGCCACTCCTGTGTTAGCATTGCCTAACATTCAGCAAGACTTTGTGGTCTATCGCGATGCTTCTAGATAGGGACTTGGCTATGTCCTGATGCAAAAtgggagagtcatagcttatgcatcataCTAGTTGAAGGACCATGAGCAACACTACCCTACCCATGACCTTGAGCTTGCATCTATTGTGCACGccctgaagatctagagacactatctGATTGGGAACAAATGCGACATCTACACATATCATAAGAGCCTGAAGTACTTCTTTACCTAGGAGGACCTGAACAAGGGATAGCAccaatggctagagctgattaaggactaaaACCAAGAGATACATTATCActtgggaaaagctaatgtagtcacagatgcccTGAGCCAGGTACCGTGCACATTCGTCAATCGCACCTCGTCTTATCATGGATGGGCTGGCTCATGCATGGCGATCCATGCATGCTTCTCCTTTTTGCAGGCGAGGAGTTCACGGACGTCGTCGGGAGCCCGTACTACGTGGCGCCGGAGGTGCTGAAGAAGCGCTACGGGCAGGAGGCCGACGTGTGGAGCGCCGGCGtgatcatctacatcctgctctGCGGCGTGCCGCCGTTCTGGGCGGAGACGGAGCAGGGCATCTTCGAGCAGGTACTGCACGGCTCGCTGGACTTCGAGTCCGACCCCTGGCCGAGCGTGTCGGAGAACGCCAAGGACCTGCTTCGAAAGGTGCTCGTCAGGGACCCCAAGAAGCGCCTCACCGCGCACCAAGTCCTCTGTGAGTGGCATTGTCTTTGCCACATTAATTTTCACCGATGTGTCCCCATATCCACCATGGCTGAAACCCTTGACCTGGACTCAATTGTTCTTGTTTCCAGGCCACCCGTGGCTGCAGACGATCGCCTCTGCGCCTGATAAGCCGCTGGACTCTGCGGTGCTGTCCCGGCTGAAGCAGTTCTCCGCGATGAacaagctgaagaagatggcgcTGAGGGTGAACAAGCTGCTTCTTTCCTGCTGCGATTGCGATATAATATACATGGCCGTGTTTTTCATGGAATATGAATGTGATCTTCAATTTGTTGTGTGCATATATACAGGTGATCGCGGAGAACCTGTCGGAGGAGGAGATCGCGGGGCTCAAGGAGATGTTCAAGATGATGGACACTGACAACAGCGGGCAGATCAATTTCGAGGAGCTCAAGGCCGGACTTCAGAGGGTCGGCGCTAACATGAAGGAGCCCGAGATATATCAGCTCATGCAGGCTGTAAGTCTTTTCTGCCTAAATTTCTTCCCTTAGGCCGGCACACATGCATGGACAAAGAAACAGGGGGATTTTCAAGTATTATGGCAAACATTAAGAAGAAAATGCTGATTGTTTTAATTGTTCAAGAAACAATTCCTGTGCCTATATATGCCTTATTGGCATGCTTGCAGGCTGATATCGACAACAGTGGCACCATAGATTATGGAGAGTTCATAGCTGCCACACTGCATCTCAACAAAGTTGAAAGGGAGGCCCATCTATTTGCCGCCTTCCAATACTTTGACAAAGATGGCAGTGGATACATCACAGCTGATGAGCTGCAGCAAGCGTGTGACGAGTTTGGCGTAGAAGATGTCCGACTCGAAGACATGATTGGCGAAGTGGATCAAGACAATGTATGATTCATGATTACCCGATCCTCAAATCTCCATTAACCCGGCCTGGTGTATGTATTCGTCAGCATAATCCTGATACACTTTTGTTTGATCCTTCTGCAGGATGGgcgcatagattacaatgagttTGTCGCAATGATGCAAAAGTCAACAACCGGATTTGGCAAGAAAGGTCATCAGTACAACCTTAGCATTGGTTTTAGGGATGCCTTGAAGGCAAATAGCTGACAATGTTGTAGTGTTGCATTGTACATTTGTGTACCCATCATACTATGTGAAATGGTGCTGTGCATACGTGTTGTAATTGTAAAGGGAACTCGGGTTCTGATTAAATCATAGGAGCTTTTGTTAACCGCAATTCATGCTTTTGCTCatagtttttttaataaaaaaatgcaGAACTACTAGCACTTGCTTGTAATATAACATGTCAACCCTCACCATTCTTATAAAAAACCCCTCAGTATTCCATTGGCCAGGGACATGTGTAGATGGCCAGATGGGATAGGCCAAACAGGCGGCATGGGGCATGACCCATGCACGACATGGGCACGATTTGTACTAGCCGTGCCGGCACGGGCCGATAGCTAGTGTCGTGCTTGGCCCGCTACCTTGGCCCATAGTGCTGGCACGAGCATAACCCATTTAAGGTGAGGTCACGGTGATTACGGTTAATAATGTGTGATTAAGTTCGCGATTAGCCCCCCTAATTACCTACCGATCAAGGTAAGCTCGGTGCATCTCCTGAAGACCAGGATCTAGCCACTGGCCACCTGGTGCCAACGTCCTCAACACCGACACCCGTGGAGAAGGAGATCGCCACTGCCTGCATCACGTAGGAATCAGAGTATAACGCAGAAGGAAGCAAAATAAGCATaaacaagtgacatgacatatataaatcaaagtagagAACACACATGTCACAAACATCTCACAATCacacatatatcatatatatcacaatgcatgaaagtaaacatgatatgcaagaaagtatcacacacaaaagaacGAGTCCACCTCacacgctccccctaagtctaacatactcgctccctcttcCCCTTTGACgttaagcaccaaaacctaagggtcagtcggtgggATAGGAGCAGACAAGTCGGGCACTGAGGGACGGTGAGAGATCTGAAACTGAGCCGCATCATCGTTGGATTCTGGACTCAGAACTGTCGGACCCTCTGGAGCTAGCTGAGGCTGACCCTCTGACTCGGAAGCTGCAagtgaagtggtctgggtctgatCCACAGTCTCGGTAACTAGGTCGGCTGGCTGAGAAGTAGAAGCTGAAACTGTAGCCTGACCCAGTGGCTCTGAAGGTGTCTCTGTAGGAGCCACAACTGTCGCTGTCTCTATCGCTGAGGCCTCAAGGGTAGGAGTGACTATCGGAGGCGGCTCTGATGAAGCAATAGAAGACGGAAGTGTCTCGGTCATCCCTGTGACCGAAGCTGCTGTAGTGGGtgcaagaactcgaaactctagaGGTTTGGGCTGCCCTGTAAGCTCACTGAAAGTAGCACCCGAACTCTAGGAGACTGAAGTGTCTGTCACTAGCATGGACTCTGACTGAATAGGAGTAAAACCAGCGATGATCGGCGTGAAACCCTGAGCCTGCCCTACGCCTAGATTAGCGAACCACTGAGAGACCTGCTCGAAGGGTGAGGCAAACTGAGTAACTGGTTGTCCTCGACTCTGAAGCCCGCTGGGCTGTATAGCTAGAGTCACTAGGGTAGTGGTGGCTGCCGAACCAAGCTGTAGCATAGGCTAATACAAAGCAACACCTATAGCTGTGAGAACGTGTTGCATGAATCCAAAGACCATTTGCTGAAAAGAAAGTAACTACTGCTGAACGACCTGCTGCTGGTGGATAGCCTACTGCTATTGCTAGAACTGATCCTGCCATGTCTGCATCTGAGCGAGAGCTGCTGCTGTGGCCTGTGCCTGCTGAGTCTGCTCCTGCTGCATCCTATCGAGTATGGCTATTCGTGCAGGGTCTGTCTGGGGCGGCTAAGGTGGAGCCGCTAGCCTCTGTGTCGTGTGGTCATGGAGCCATGTGTGGAATCGGCTGGTAGTCCTCATCCGAGTTGTTAGAGAGGTCATCCTCATCGTCCTGCTGTGTCTCTAGTTGCTCAAGCTTTATGTCTACCAGTCCTCTAATGGCCTCATCCTGCTCAGCctatctctggcacctctggccTCTGACGACGCTGCTACCTTGGTGTTTTGCTCCTAGTACTAGAACCCATTAGCTAGCGCATGTCATACTCTGGAAACTCTATAGTAGTGCTAGTCAACTGAGCCACAACATCAGGAGGTATATGAGTAACTGCCTGTAGAATAAGAAAACAAATCCAATGGACATATGGCAACTGACGGTGGCCCTTGAAGCCCTCTGCCaaagtgtcctccatctctgagagTATCAAATCTCAAATGTCAATCTTAGTCTGAGAGAAAGTGGTGGACTAACCAAAGCTAAATACATGTTAATCCCTCTTGATAGCCACCCCTAGGAGGCAAGGTCCTCCTCATGACCACATCTAGGAGATGGGCCATAGGTGTAAGGGCACCCGGAGTGCAGCTCGAACCCTCTCTGAATGGCTCTCGAAAGCAAGCTCTGACTAAACTCTATAGGTGGCACTGCTTCGTCGGTGGGGGTGTCTCGGTGGCTGTGTCTCGCCATAGCAGATCTAGTGGATCCTAgtaggtgactctagaatcctcagtatctctctgaccctgttGCTATACAACCTACGGTCACGTCCTCTGAAGGAGAAGTGAATGAACCTATGACCAGGGTCAATCCACAACGAAGCGTAGAACTCTCTGAACCCATGATGCAACGTACCTGCTAGTCCGCCCCAAGAGATCTACCAAGCTAGGCAAGTAGGTGAGGTGGGGACGGACCTACTCTCCTCTAGATGCCACTATAGCTTCTAGGGAGCACACTCGCTGGGACTAGAAAGCAACACCACTAttgagatatgcattatagaagtcccCTTGCAACacagtgtagaagccctctgaagtcCACTTGTCCTGCTGAGGTGGGAACCACTACTCAACATCATAAAGCGAAGCTACTGAACCTGCTGAGCTGTGGCTGCCCTCAAGTCTAAGTGAGTCACTAGCGATGGGCCTCGTGGTCTAGGAGGTGCACAAGAACCACGCCTCTGGCCCTCAGTCCTAGGTGTCACCTGAGTGCGAGTCTGACCTAACCGTCATAGTGGTTGCTCCTGCTACTGCTCTGCCTCCTCCTAGGGTTGCTTAGTCTCCTCCTAGTCTACCTATGGCTGCTCTGTCTCTCCCTAGGGCTACTCGGTCCTTCTCAACTGGGTTAGCAAGAGAGACACGCCTACCAGCAAGTATGGTAGTCCATGGACTACCACTCGCTATCGCCTCCTCCTCCAATGCCCTCCTCTGAGTTGCTGTCAGGTGGTCCTCCAATATGAACACTAACACCTCTCTTAGCATGCTCTGCTGCTATGGCCACTGCTTGCTGCCATCTCTGCATCTACATCACCACGCTTGCTCTTCTTCTTTGCAAGCACATACTTTGGCCCCTTTTCCTTCTCTCTTTTGCTGTCAGACAAAGTAGACACCTCTCATCATCGCTGGGGAGCACCAAAGCCATTCTTGGCATTGAACCATGGCTGGCACTACAAAGAACAACCACTAACAAGATCAAGAAATCCCCTTAACACAGAGAATAACTGACAAGATCAACTGCCCATCATCAAGAACAACTATCACTGACTTCCCCTAGCACTGATAATCACTGCCCAACTGACACttgctgaggcttggcctcaaacCATACTCAtaggcttggccccgagtttatCTGCCACTGCCAAACTGTCAATGTAACCTCTACTGCCACAACTCGCTGCACACATAGAAATAGATGGAATACTCATAAGCAACATGAATGCTAGAGAAGAGAGATTCCTACTTGGAAGCAAGCATATAGAGATAAGAGAAAAGATGGATGGCTGCTACCTGACAAACTTCTTGTGAATAGATGATGTGACCGACACACATGGGCACCACACAAGTCAAAGATAGGCACTGCAAGAAGATTCAGCGAGGAAATAAATGAGAACATGGTTGCTAGTGCCATTCAGACAATGCATCAAGCATTTGGCGTGCAGAGGGGGCGCTCACTAAGGGACATGGAGCAGCCGGCCTAGGATTTGCCGAGGAGGAGCCCTGGGCGCAAAGAAACACCACAAGGAGTCTACAACAGTCCACTTGCATG
The sequence above is drawn from the Miscanthus floridulus cultivar M001 chromosome 15, ASM1932011v1, whole genome shotgun sequence genome and encodes:
- the LOC136507486 gene encoding calcium-dependent protein kinase 27-like, yielding MGWLMHGDPCMLLLFAGEEFTDVVGSPYYVAPEVLKKRYGQEADVWSAGVIIYILLCGVPPFWAETEQGIFEQVLHGSLDFESDPWPSVSENAKDLLRKVLVRDPKKRLTAHQVLCHPWLQTIASAPDKPLDSAVLSRLKQFSAMNKLKKMALRVIAENLSEEEIAGLKEMFKMMDTDNSGQINFEELKAGLQRVGANMKEPEIYQLMQAADIDNSGTIDYGEFIAATLHLNKVEREAHLFAAFQYFDKDGSGYITADELQQACDEFGVEDVRLEDMIGEVDQDNDGRIDYNEFVAMMQKSTTGFGKKGHQYNLSIGFRDALKANS